A window of Scophthalmus maximus strain ysfricsl-2021 chromosome 4, ASM2237912v1, whole genome shotgun sequence genomic DNA:
GGCGACCATAGGTCGCAACAGCAGTTCGCATCCGAATCGGACCAAACAAAGGATTCTACTTTTCCCGTCTCACTCAACATCttcgtactgttgttgttgttgttcggcttcttcttctacgagtatttgtatgctccgcctcttcttcttcgtttttggTGGcgttctgtagcagaaaacagcaccacatataggccgggaataagtactacagtgtttctacagctagatgcgtctttccaatgaatccatcattacggagaagtttcaggcccccctgcttaggaaaatgaaatatttttagaaatatcttgtggtgtggaaCGGGGCCTTAAATGATGCGGGTTCCGCTCCTTCATGAATATCCGCGTCGACTGCTGTTAACATGCCTCGTTCATGTGAACATTCAACTTTTCCAACATCTCCTGATCATTTGAACGTATAACTGTTCtatctgttttatatttttcactgCAGTTCTCTGCATCAACATTTAGGGaattattgtgatattttccaaagaaaacaaaagcaataaaaaaaggcGTATAACGGTATTTTACGCATTATGATTAAACTTTGTAATTAATCCGCGGATCACGTGCATTGAAAACCGTAGGTGGGAATCTGTATGGATCAATGGAACAGTTAAAATGAACTAGCAGAGTTATTTATTAATGACCGTGTTAACTGCCTCTACTCAACTTTCAGGTTTGTAGAAATGGAAATCATTGGGCATGAACCTGAAAGAATTCTCctgaatgttttctgttgtggtttCTGTTCCAGGGAAGGAGGTCATTCTCCTGATGCAGGCTCTGAACTCCCTGTCCACTCCTGAGGAGAAACTGGCTGCTTTGTGCAAGAAATATGCCGACCTGGTGAGCTGAATATCTGTGCCTGATATCACCCAGATGAGAGTTATAGCTTGATCCATCAGAAGTAATCTCACAAATGACAGATCTCACACgacagtgtaaacaggaagcagattgtctactctggtGAGAAATCAGAGGCgagcatttcttttcttggctCGAAGACGAGGTGGAGCCTTTGCTGACAGCAAGTGCTGGCAACGCTTAGCATTCACCGGTGGTAGTTAAGGCTAATGCTGTTTTGTCACGGGTATGAGCATGACGAATCAGGAACGGATACTTGGTGACTGAAATAACCCATCAGGACGAGAACGCGGGCGTATTTCTGTGTCATCGTACTTTCTGTACGTCCAGACTAATACAACACTGGCGTTCTCAAGCTGAAAACGGGGGAGAGGCATTTCCAAAATCCTGCTTCTGAGGAGCTGGAAAGCCCAGATTAGTgtggaaaaacaagacataTTTGTGTGGACGTAGGCTAAGGCCGCAGTCAAATATACTACTTTGATCATTATAATatagaaaatatcaaaatctcTTCTAGTCCAAAAATGATGTCCGTACATTATTTTTTGTGAccaattggggggaaaaaagtattgttttcctttttggcCTACAAACCCAAATGTCCATGACTGAGTGAGTAAGTGAATGACAAAGTTAGACCATTGTTTGGCTGCTCCAGTGTTAGACTTTTTCTattggctgtttttctttcacaatgGGTGTCATGCACTGTGTTGCTGTGTCTTGAAGGTATTCTCCAGGTACCAGCTGTTGCTGGTCAGGTGTTTGACCCCGGAAGGGCAGAGGGATTTTTGACCTGCGCCATGTAAAGTTTGTTTGGTTGTCAGTGGTAATATGGGAATAAAATGGACAAATCGGCAACAGAAAGAAAGCCTCTGCCTAATTGGACGAACACAGTATGGTAGGCAAGGTGAAAGATCATGGTCAATCCTGGTGTTGGACATCTCAGTAGCTTAGTTATAGACTGAGCTCCTACAATGATAGTCAAAACCCCCACCACGACAGGCACCTATACAAAGACAGTGCAAGTACTGAGATGtaagtacttgtacttggttttgaaaaaaaaggagctgtaTCTGTGCATCCCACGCTTCTCATGTATCTTAATTTGTGCATGTTAAGCCACAGtctgtagcttttttttcttttctgtgttcagCTGGAGGAGAGCCGCTGCATGCAGAAGCGACTGAAAGCCCTCCAGAAGAAGCAGTCTCAGATTGTAAAGGAGAAGATCCACCTGCAGGGGGAGCACAGCAAGGCCATCCTGGCCCGCAGCAAGCTGGAGAGCCTGTGTAGGGAGCTGCAGAGGCACAACAAAACACTCAAGGTACGACCCCCACCCATCGCAACCGCACTTAACTACGTCAGTCTCACCTTCTGTCTTCCCAAGAAACAGCGGACACACTCTAGTACCACTAAACCATCAGGGACACATCTGTATTCACCCTGCAGCCTAAACAGTGGTGTAGAAATAGAAATGCGATGTTTGTTTCAACGTGGACACTCCCTCCTCATACTTGTTAccgtctttgttttgtcttttgtggaCAAATTTGCCATTTGCCATCCTCTCAACATCCACGTCTGCCATCACCTGACAGGACGAGAACGCCCAGCGGTCCAGGGAGTATGAGGAGCAGCGGAAGGAGGCCATGCTGCACTTCCAGATGACCTTGAGTGACATTGAGGTGCAGATGGAGCAGCACAGCTCCCACAACACCAAGCTGCGGCAGGAGAACATGGAGCTGGCCGAGAAGCTGAAAAAGCTCATCGAGCAGTACGAGctcagagaggaggtgagaccACACGACCGAATGCTGTCCACAGGACAAAACCTTGGAGTTGTTTCTTTCTCTATAAAGGTGAAGTCACTTGTCATTTTGGTATTAATGACACAGAAAAAACTTGACTCAATAGGTGGGGTTAGAACGCCCATTTGACAAAGTAGGTTTAAAGCAGAAGATGAAACACTAAAGGCAGTGTGGCATCGATGATCCCTTTGTAGCCTCTAGAGCAAACTGCAAATCATTGTTGTCCCGAAAACATAACTAAATTTAAGTAAGTAAATAAGGTAACAGATACTCTGACGTGTACCGTTTTATacaaaactagaatggcacacTGCTAAGGCCCAATTGTCCCCTTAAATGCAGTCAAGCCTCAACAATTTAAACAAactcacagatatcagtccccttaatatgacatatttttattttcgtcAAGATTCATGCATTATCCTcttgcaaatctttttttttttttaaagggctaAAAGACTATCTTTGTCCAGATCcagggcaaaataaaaaagtttattgGTTGCcccatgtcccgtccttccaaATCTGTTCCGTAGTTTTTGTGTTCCTGCTGACAAacgaacaaaacaaatgttgaaaCAAGGGGTGACAACATGACATCCTTGGCGGGGTTAACCAGAAGACGGCGACAAAATGCCACGCTagcaaaaatagaataaaatttGGGGCATATCCAATGTGGTTAAGCCTAACGGAGACGTGATGTGTGTCCCTCACGCAGCACATAGACAAGGTGTTCAAGCacaaggagctgcagcagcagctgatggacGCGAAGCTGCAGAGGATTACTGAGATGAtgaaggaagtggaggagaagcagcagagagagcggGACTTTGTGAGTATAACTCCTGCGCCGTGCTTCGTAGAACCGCCGTGTCTGAGAGTTATCAGCCAGTAGCGTCGCGTAAATATAATCCCGTTGGTCGGGAAAGTTTGCGCAGCCTCCGAGGCTCATTAGAACTGACTGTGCTGTGcgttgatgtgatgtgatgcttCAGCTGCTGAAGGATGCCACAGAGTCCAGGCGAAAGTGTGAGCTGATGAAGGAGCAAGAAACACAGCTCAAACaacaggtgaaaacacacacacacacacacaaattgccTCTACACTTGGTCTACTTTATCAACACAGATCCAAGTGGCAACCCTCCGTGACGtgacccattggtttgtgaactgccgccTTGAAGCCTTgaattttgaccagcgccatgtttttttttttataaacagatTTGAAATTGGGGAAGGGGAACTTCACTGCGTGCCCAACTACACTTGAAATCATACACCAATTGAACGGACCAACTGTCActcacgctgtatccatgctccaatgcATACAGGGCGTTATCGTCTGTTTCACTccaaatgggaccataatttataAGATGaaaatcatgctgtattggagaataTTTGAAAGAAGTAATTGAGAGCCTAaactcctgttgttgttgttgttgtgttatgtagtaatgtttactgacgttatttatatttatgtttttgggCTGGTattacagagtaaaaaaaaattctgatattGAAATATCGGCCGATAGTCTTTATATGTAAGGGGAAGCTAATTTCAACACATGATACATCTACATACAATGTATATATAACAGACTGATCATATATTTTAGGAATAAAATATAAGTAACTATAATAAGTAACTAGTAACTAtagctgtgaaataaatgtggtggagttaaaagtacaatatttctaAATGGAGTGGAAGTTTCCGTGGAAGTCTAGTAGAAAATTCCATGGAAATACTATAGTACAAGTACCTCTAAATTGTATAGTACTAAAGTACAGgatttgagtaaatgtacttacaCTCTGCTAAACCAGGTATTCGACTCTATAGGTATTCTAGCCATGAGATTCAAGCCACAGCTTTGTACTGTTTCCGAACCATTATTTCAATGGATTGCTTTTTCTTGCATATCAAAACATGTAATCTTTAGCAATATTTTGCTGGTAATGTATAATGTTAACGGTCACAAACAGTGACTCATGGTTCGCAGCTGCCGAGTCCAGACATGAACAGCGGCAGGGCCTCTGCTATTAATGTTCAAGGGAAACGTTCAACGTGGAAAACcagactttttaaattttaacttTAGTAAATGCGACCACTGGAATTGTTCTGCTGGAGGGTGTGCCAAACTGCGAGTCCTGGACAAAACAGTTTGGTGTGAATACTGTTCGTAACACTTCTATTGATGTCATAACGTAGCATTATAGGTAGAATGGGCTAAGACGCTCAAACATTAGCTTCCTTAATGCTACTTGCCTTCCGCTGATGTGTCAAAATTTGATAATTGAAGGTCGCTTTGAATGAATGTTATGTACTACTTGTGTAAACCTAAGTGGTCACGGcttccgtctcttctctcccagCTCTCCCTGTACATGGACAAGTTCGAAGAGTTTCAGAGCACTCTCGCTAAAAGCAACGAGGTCTTCACCACTTTCAGACAAGAGATGGAAAAGGTGACAATCTATTGATTACCTGTCGGTGACGGACTTGACTCTTGTTCTGTTTGCATCTCGCCAGTAACCGTTAATATTTCCCTCCAGATGACCAAGAAGATCaagaagctggagaaggagacgaCGCAGTGGAAGACCAAATGGGAGAGCAATAACCAGGCCCTGCTGCAGATGGCCGAGGAGGTGACTTTTATACACTCGGAATACTATTATCATATTGAATTTGTGTATTTGCTTCCTTTTTGGGGGTGAAATCAGGGCTGGACAATCGGTCGGACACCACCCACCAGTGCACCATCCTTGTGGGCCCCTCAAAGTTGCTCTCCTACAGTACTTTTCCCCCAACCCATACAAAATTTAGCAGCAAGTGATGTGAACAAGTGTGTCACTGTACACGCTCAGTATTGATGGACTCCCTGGTGATCAGAAGGGACTGTGGAGAACACAATATTCATACTTGCATAGAAGTACATGTAACTGTCAAAGATGAAGCCAAAGACCCAATCCCATTTTCATTTAGGGGAAGGGGTTTTTACCGGAGATTCAACATGCCTGGAATGATGGCGATATCATTTTAAAgacgctgttgcagttactatggtgacatacccagaatattcaaataacaaacatgctaattacaATTTGTTGGGCATGATAGGAcaggtgaatcacactgaaaataccCTGTGGCCTTATAACAACAAAATAGCACATCACGTTAGTTGATAACGTTAAATATGTGGTACTAACATAACGCATAACGCTGCTTTGCGACTAGTGATTTCATTTGTGTGGCTTTTATAAAGTGAAGCGTCATAATACATTCAAACGACGAACAAAGGTTGTCACACAAATTTGTGAGTGTTTTGGtcgccttggacattttttcagccGACTTACCCGTGAATCGTAAGGCTAATCTCACACCCCTCCTTTTGGAGTGAGGGTCTGGAAAATCTCCGTTTGGGGGGCCATCTAGCCTTTCGCCTTAGCCCTCCCCCTCGATGCCAGGGGGAATGGAGACACCCCTACACATGAACGCACAAAATCGAGAGGTAGGGCTAAGGGGTTAAATGGGATTGAGCCAAAGTAGAAGtcaaagtacaatttcaaattATCTCATAAAATGTAACTTTACAATTCATGCACAGTAGGACTTCCAGAtggaaattaactttttttaaaatgatttcaccataactcaaaaacacaaacacaaatgtaatcAAACCTTGTATGactttaaaatatgaaatagaTATACGAAATACAACTCATTTAGTTTTACAAACTGGGATCCGTTGTATCAAGAGCTCTGTCAGAGCTAAAAGGTACttaagatgtaaaaaaaaaagaagaaaaggttgTTTATGTGCAAAAGCTTTACAATTTAAACTATAACATAATGAGCAAATAGATTTTTCAATTCATACAGATTTGAGGTATCCAGATATTGATGACAGTTTGTCTAGAAAGGGAATCCTGTTTGATTTCTCTTTAACGTAATTTGTGCTAGCAAATCCTTCTGACAGTATGTGTTACTCAAGATTCACTTTCTAGTTGATTTACTTGTGCCAGAGCTTTTAGATTCTCATGGTGTGACTGAGCTGTGGTTGAAAGCTCTGACAGTAACAATCCTTCCTGTGTTGTGTCGTAGAAAACTCTGCGCGACGGCCACTTCAAGGCCCTGCAGGGgaagctggagctgctggagaggcTGTGCCGAGCCCTGCAGAAGGAGAGGAACGACCTGAACAACCGGCTCAGCCTCCTGCAGGAGCAGGAAGACAAAGGGACTGCAGCAGCTCCTGAAGACCAGCGACAGGAGccttcagaggaggaggagggagaagtggATGGTGAGGAGGGCGAGGTGTTGGAGGAGGGCGACCGACAGGAGATGGAGGGCGTCCACCAAGCTCCGAGACCACCTGAACTTGACTCCTCACTGGCTGATACCGACATAACCACTACTGCTACGACGACAAGCCAGTCTGCAGACACACCGACCGCACAGCAAGACTGAGcgcaccttgtgtgtgtgtgagaagggtGTGATAAGAGGGCTCAAGACCCCTCAGCCTAGTTCCACAACTAGCCAGACAAACCATCTTCAATGGAGATTTagatttacttttttgtttttaaagtctaCACTTGCCTCTGCAAGGGTTTCTACA
This region includes:
- the txlng gene encoding gamma-taxilin, with product METTGVCEIDVATRRIVGGSDSPPELDSRCQEEVAEFDLGLCCAEEERGETPGREDSPSDLGEAELDPGGDPKTGEDKSFGKEVILLMQALNSLSTPEEKLAALCKKYADLLEESRCMQKRLKALQKKQSQIVKEKIHLQGEHSKAILARSKLESLCRELQRHNKTLKDENAQRSREYEEQRKEAMLHFQMTLSDIEVQMEQHSSHNTKLRQENMELAEKLKKLIEQYELREEHIDKVFKHKELQQQLMDAKLQRITEMMKEVEEKQQRERDFLLKDATESRRKCELMKEQETQLKQQLSLYMDKFEEFQSTLAKSNEVFTTFRQEMEKMTKKIKKLEKETTQWKTKWESNNQALLQMAEEKTLRDGHFKALQGKLELLERLCRALQKERNDLNNRLSLLQEQEDKGTAAAPEDQRQEPSEEEEGEVDGEEGEVLEEGDRQEMEGVHQAPRPPELDSSLADTDITTTATTTSQSADTPTAQQD